From the genome of Triticum aestivum cultivar Chinese Spring chromosome 3B, IWGSC CS RefSeq v2.1, whole genome shotgun sequence, one region includes:
- the LOC123071515 gene encoding uncharacterized protein codes for MEGAPRANTRRRRLVERGSDRLAFITGQTRDLPPDPDPYPDSPVAEPRLQPKHKSHSSEGDLLHKFNASSAASEIQPVYEPPLLRSRDDETLNKRTYDYGAASVQPKRDMEMRPKSVPPRDMDTRPRSAPPSQPNQADYSSWSLETLKQLVDFTPQEITQAISATELNRCLASILIAFIVVVSNWGLDVGGTITRVLVCTRPLLFLIITNVTIVMSLLMENRDPNARGRQAGISLGSDGLGLMLELGMLLQKASEAMLMDFSICAVIMICFL; via the exons ATGGAGGGCGCCCCGAGGGCAAACACGCGGCGCCGGCGGCTGGTCGAGAGGGGATCAGATCGCCTGGCCTTCATCACCGGCCAGACGCGCGACCTcccccccgaccccgacccctaccCAG ATTCACCGGTTGCTGAGCCCCGTCTACAACCCAAGCATAAAAGCCACAGTAGCGAAGGTGACCTACTCCACAAATTCAACGCAAGCAGTGCAGCTTCTGAGATCCAGCCAGTATATGAGCCACCATTGCTGCGGAGCCGTGATGATGAAACCCTCAACAAGAGGACTTATGATTATGGAGCAGCAAGTGTGCAGCCTAAGAGGGACATGGAAATGAGACCCAAATCCGTGCCTCCGAGGGACATGGACACGAGACCCAGATCCGCGCCCCCAAGCCAGCCTAACCAAGCAGACTACTCATCTTGGTCTCTGGAAACTCTGAAGCAACTCGTGGATTTCACGCCGCAGGAGATCACCCAAGCCATCTCAGCCACAGAGCTCAACCGCTGCTTAGCATCCATTCTCATCGCCTTCATTGTGGTTGTTTCTAACTGGGGGCTGGACGTCGGTGGCACCATCACCAGAGTATTGGTTTGCACGAGGCCGCTCCTGTTCCTCATCATAACGAACGTAACCATCGTCATGTCATTGCTGATGGAGAACAGGGACCCCAATGCGAGGGGCAGACAGGCCGGCATCAGCCTTGGTTCTGATGGCTTAGGGCTGATGCTGGAGCTCGGGATGCTGCTACAGAAGGCGTCTGAAGCTATGCTGATGGACTTCAGCATTTGCGCTGTCATCATGATCTGTTTTCTTTGA
- the LOC123071514 gene encoding transcription factor DIVARICATA: MDFYYQQAGPPARRPWAKEEDKAFEAALVMLPDHAPDRWERVAARLPGRTPQEAWEHYQALVADVDLIERGAVDTPDCWDDDDDGRATVASRGRPAGKPRGEERRRGIPWSEEEHKLFLDGLEKYGRGDWRNISRFAVRSRTPTQVASHAQKYFIRQANAATRDSKRKSIHDITTP; encoded by the exons ATGGACTTCTACTACCAGCAGGcagggccgccggcgaggaggccgtggGCCAAGGAGGAGGACAAGGCGTTCGAGGCCGCGCTGGTGATGCTCCCGGACCACGCGCCCGACCGGTGGGAGCGCGTCGCGGCGCGGCTCCCGGGGCGCACCCCACAGGAGGCCTGGGAGCACTACCAGGCGCTCGTCGCCGACGTCGACCTCATCGAGCGCGGCGCGGTGGACACGCCCGACTGctgggacgacgacgacgacggccgcGCTACCGTGGCCAGCCGCGGCCGCCCCGCCGGCAAGCCCCGCGGCGAGGAGCGCCGGCGCGGCATACCCTGGTCCGAGGAAGAGCACAA GCTGTTCCTTGACGGGCTGGAGAAGTACGGGCGTGGGGACTGGAGGAACATCTCGCGGTTCGCGGTGCGGAGCCGGACGCCGACGCAGGTGGCCAGCCACGCGCAGAAGTACTTCATCCGCCAGGCCAACGCCGCCACGCGCGACTCCAAGCGCAAGAGCATCCACGACATCACCACCCCTTGA
- the LOC123071516 gene encoding protein GL2-INTERACTING REPRESSOR 1: MSRNGGKVSKLESLRLSLSRARGGGGGQSSTTTTARPGGGGGVNGAISTSPRRLSSSSSSTASPPSSCVSSEGSPDAAAGAPMVLAGCPRCMMYVMLSREDPRCPRCHSAVLLDFNDDQQRRPRQRR, from the coding sequence atgagcaggaacgGCGGCAAGGTGTCGAAGCTGGAGAGCCTGCGGCTGAGCCTGtcgcgggcgcggggcggcggcggcgggcagtcGTCGACGACGACCacggcgcggccgggcggcggcgggggcgtgaACGGCGCCATCAGCACGTCGCCGCGGCGGCTGTCCTCGTCTTCGTCGTCCACCGCGTCGCCGCCGAGCTCGTGCGTGTCGTCGGAGGGCAGCCCGGACGCGGCGGCCGGGGCGCCCATGGTCCTGGCGGGCTGCCCGCGGTGCATGATGTACGTGATGCTGTCGCGGGAGGACCCGCGGTGCCCCCGCTGCCACAGCGCCGTGCTGCTCGACTTCAACGACGACCAGCAGCGCCGCCCGCGCCAGCGCCGGTGA